The Acidobacteriota bacterium genome includes the window CCGTAACATACGGATTGGCTTGAGCCGCTCTGGCTTCCATCATGTGATGGTAGCGGTGCTGGCAGCCATTTCGCTTTAACCACTCCTGGTTAAACCGGGCTTCTTCCAGAATGGCACGGACTTCAGAGGAAAGATTCTTCAACCTTGGGGTTTTCCCAAAGGTTGAAAAAGGGGTCAGGAGAAAAAGACCAACGAGCGTCAAAATGACGCAGTGTTTCAGGCGAGTCAATCGCATAGGGGAGGAAGACCTTTACAGAGATAAATGGAAGTACTCTTCACTGATTGGAAGTGAATCAAGATGTATGATTTGCAACCTTGCATTACACCAGAGCAGTCTCGCTCTCGCAACCCATCTACCACTCTTTTTCTTCCTTCTCGTGCAAAACTCACCTAAAAATCCAGTTGAGCCAGATGAATACCGTTCAAGAACCAGTATTTTGCTTCAAGCCAGGCTCTCAATGCGCAGCCGGTTGATAGGTACCCGCCACGGCTCGAAACGTAATCGCGATTCGATTCCAGGTATTGATAGCGGCAATCGCCCAGGTCAATATCACCAGTTCTTCATCGGTAAAGTGGGGTTTTACCGCCGTAAAGACATCATCCGGAACATGCCCGTTGGTCACCAGGGTCACCGCTTCCGTCAGCATCAAAGCCGCCCGTTCACGTTCAGTATAAAATGGTGCTTCACGCCAGGCATTGAGCAAATACAGACGTTGCTCGCTTTCTCCTCCGGCGCGTAAGTCCTTGGAGTGCATATCAATACAATAAGCGCACCCGTTGATTTGCGAGGCCCGAAGCTTGATCAAATGCAACAGCATCGGCTCAATACCGCTTCGTGAAACCTGATTTTCGAGGTGCAACATTGCCTTATAAATACTGGTCGCAAATTTTGAATAATCCATCCGTGTTTCCATACAAAATCTCCTTTTCGAATTTAACTGAAGGGAAATTCCCGTTGTGTGTGACACGGAAAACTTACCAGAATATGGTCAAGTCAAAAGATCCATTTAGACCATTTTGACTAGACCATTTTCATTCGGGTTCCGGGTTCCAGATTTGAATTCTTTTCTCTTATGTCCTTTATGTCTTTTAAACCCCGATACCCTGAACCTGATACCCTAATTGGTATCAAACACCAGGGAGAGGATTCAACTATGGCCAAAAAAGCTACTTTTCAGGATTTTTCACCTCAAAGGAAACCTGAAGAACAGACGTTGTTTCGGTGGTTATATGACGAACTTCGGAGCGCCATCCTTGAAGGCCGATTGAAATCAGGGGCTCGCCTCCCCTCAACACGCAACCTTGCCCAACAGTTTGGAGTTTCGCGGGGCACGGTAGTGGTGGTGTTTGAACAACTCCAGGCTGAAGGATATATCGTGAGTCAGACCGGATCCGGTACTGTGGTCGCAACCTCTTTACCAGACGAGTTTACCCAGGCGTCCCAGGTGCTTCATTCACCTCAAAACGGATTGGTTTCGACGAGGTCACTTTCAGAGCGCGGTGCCCGCTTGCTGACAAATCCATTCCTCATCCATCGGCAAACCGCGGTTGGAAAACCTTTTCAATCCAATACCCCAGCCGTTGAAGCCTTTCCAATCGAAGTCTGGAGTCGTCTGGCGGGACGGCGGATGCGTCGGGCAACCCGGCTGCTGCTTAGTTCTGGGGATCCAGCCGGGTATCGTCCGCTCCGTGAAGCGCTGGCAACCTACCTTCAGACCGCCCGAGGTGTCAGGTGTGAAATTGAACAAATCCTGATTGTTTCGGGAATTCAGCAGGCGCTTGATTTAACCACCCGCCTTCTGCTTGATCGTGGAGATTGGGTTTGGATGGAAGATCCAGGCTACCCCGGTGCCACAAGTTTGTTTCGAGGCTCCGGGCTCAAGCTGTATCTCCTGCCCGTTGATAAAGGGGGACTTGATGTGGAAGCAGGGTTACGTGGCTGTCCAACGGCCCGACTCATCTATCTCACCCCGGCACACCAGTTTCCGCTCGGAGTTATGTTGTCGCTTGAGCGACGGCTGGCTTTGTTGAAATGGGCCCAGTCCAATGGAAGCTGGATCTTTGAAGACGACTATGACAGCGAATACCGCTACGTTGAGCGCCCGTTGGCGGCACTCCAGGGTCTCG containing:
- a CDS encoding carboxymuconolactone decarboxylase family protein, which gives rise to METRMDYSKFATSIYKAMLHLENQVSRSGIEPMLLHLIKLRASQINGCAYCIDMHSKDLRAGGESEQRLYLLNAWREAPFYTERERAALMLTEAVTLVTNGHVPDDVFTAVKPHFTDEELVILTWAIAAINTWNRIAITFRAVAGTYQPAAH
- a CDS encoding PLP-dependent aminotransferase family protein, encoding MAKKATFQDFSPQRKPEEQTLFRWLYDELRSAILEGRLKSGARLPSTRNLAQQFGVSRGTVVVVFEQLQAEGYIVSQTGSGTVVATSLPDEFTQASQVLHSPQNGLVSTRSLSERGARLLTNPFLIHRQTAVGKPFQSNTPAVEAFPIEVWSRLAGRRMRRATRLLLSSGDPAGYRPLREALATYLQTARGVRCEIEQILIVSGIQQALDLTTRLLLDRGDWVWMEDPGYPGATSLFRGSGLKLYLLPVDKGGLDVEAGLRGCPTARLIYLTPAHQFPLGVMLSLERRLALLKWAQSNGSWIFEDDYDSEYRYVERPLAALQGLDQHGCVLYAGSFNKILFSALRIGYLVVPPSLVDAFTALRSTVDRFPAVMDQAILADFISDGYFGQHIRRTRELYHHRLQVFLESVSRRLGGLLEVASTNAGLQTIGWLPHGADDQQTTQRAADFGVETIGISRYTIQHRVRPGLVLGFAAVDEKEIDQGVERLGFALESMQRQRPSP